Proteins from one Methanococcus maripaludis C5 genomic window:
- a CDS encoding acetolactate synthase large subunit, producing MKGAEAMMKALDAENVKVLFGYPGGQLLPFYDALYHSDLVHILTRHEQAAAHAADGYARASGEVGVCVATSGPGATNLVTGVATAHADSSPVVALTGQVPTKLIGNDAFQEIDALGMFMQITKHNFQIQKTNEIPKIFRKAFEIAKTGRPGAVHVDLPKDVQDNELDLEKYPIPADINLQGYKPTKFGHPLQIKKAVELMKIAQRPVIIAGGGVQIANATPELIKLSEYAQIPVCTTLMGKGVFPEEHPLSLGLVGMHGTQASNYSVYESDVLIAIGCRFSDRITGDISTFAPNAKIIHVDIDPAEIGKNVRADIPIVGDAKAILKDVLIHLMKKEIVNKTEWMENVKKLQKKSMPVMEFDNTPIKPQKVIKEMMNAVREIDPSLTNTVITTDVGQNQMWMAHYFQTSAPKSFISSGGQGTMGFGFPAAIGAKFARPDANVIAVTGDGGFLMNSQELATIAEYEIPVIVVIFDNRTLGMVYQWQNLYYGKRQCAVHLGETPDFIKLAESYGIGALRLEKPEDINEAFKTALNSGKPYLIDIIIDPAEALHMVPPGGNMTNILFPERQEPTPKAQCFSEMKKTLNPKV from the coding sequence ATGAAAGGAGCAGAGGCTATGATGAAGGCCCTAGACGCGGAAAATGTGAAGGTCCTCTTTGGATATCCTGGAGGCCAATTACTTCCCTTTTACGATGCGCTATACCACAGCGACCTTGTACACATATTAACAAGACACGAACAGGCTGCAGCACACGCAGCTGACGGATACGCGAGAGCGAGTGGAGAAGTTGGGGTATGTGTCGCTACATCTGGGCCAGGAGCTACAAACCTCGTTACGGGGGTTGCAACAGCACATGCCGACTCTTCCCCAGTCGTTGCATTAACAGGACAGGTTCCAACAAAATTAATCGGAAATGATGCATTTCAGGAGATTGATGCACTTGGAATGTTCATGCAGATTACAAAACACAATTTCCAGATCCAAAAAACAAATGAAATTCCAAAAATATTTAGAAAAGCATTTGAAATTGCAAAAACAGGAAGGCCTGGTGCAGTTCATGTTGATCTACCGAAAGATGTTCAGGATAACGAATTAGACTTAGAAAAATACCCAATTCCTGCAGATATTAATCTTCAGGGGTACAAACCAACCAAATTTGGACACCCATTACAGATTAAAAAAGCAGTAGAATTAATGAAAATCGCGCAAAGACCTGTTATTATTGCAGGTGGCGGAGTTCAAATTGCAAATGCAACGCCAGAACTTATAAAATTATCAGAATATGCTCAAATCCCAGTTTGTACTACATTAATGGGTAAAGGGGTTTTCCCTGAAGAGCACCCACTCTCACTCGGTTTAGTTGGAATGCACGGAACCCAAGCTTCAAACTATTCAGTTTACGAAAGTGACGTTTTAATTGCAATTGGATGCAGGTTTTCAGATAGGATTACTGGAGACATTTCGACATTTGCACCAAATGCAAAGATTATCCACGTAGATATTGACCCAGCAGAGATTGGAAAGAACGTTAGGGCAGATATTCCTATAGTGGGGGATGCAAAAGCAATTTTAAAAGATGTACTGATCCATTTAATGAAAAAAGAAATTGTTAATAAGACAGAATGGATGGAAAATGTTAAAAAACTTCAGAAAAAATCCATGCCTGTAATGGAATTTGACAATACTCCGATAAAACCCCAAAAAGTTATCAAAGAAATGATGAATGCAGTTCGTGAAATCGATCCAAGTTTGACAAACACAGTTATTACAACAGATGTTGGTCAAAACCAGATGTGGATGGCACATTATTTCCAAACAAGTGCTCCAAAATCATTTATTTCATCTGGTGGGCAGGGTACAATGGGTTTCGGATTCCCTGCAGCAATAGGTGCTAAATTTGCAAGGCCTGATGCAAACGTAATTGCTGTAACTGGGGATGGTGGATTTTTAATGAATTCACAGGAACTTGCAACAATTGCAGAATATGAAATACCCGTTATCGTTGTAATTTTTGATAACAGGACACTTGGAATGGTTTACCAGTGGCAGAACCTTTATTATGGAAAGAGACAGTGTGCAGTACACCTTGGGGAAACACCTGACTTCATAAAACTTGCAGAAAGTTATGGAATAGGTGCTTTGAGGCTTGAAAAACCTGAAGATATCAATGAGGCCTTTAAAACTGCATTAAATAGTGGAAAACCATATTTGATTGATATTATAATTGATCCTGCAGAAGCACTTCACATGGTACCCCCTGGAGGAAACATGACAAATATATTATTCCCGGAAAGACAGGAGCCAACTCCAAAAGCTCAATGCTTTAGCGAAATGAAAAAAACACTTAATCCTAAGGTATAA
- a CDS encoding malate dehydrogenase, producing MEVSIIGASGKIGSVLSLLLAKESYIKNINLIARNSSINKLKGLKMDLYDAMAAAGQDTKIQICSDDDLSCTGTSDITIITAGMARTGDMSRIDLMRENAKIIKNYAKKIANAGDTKIFMVSNPVDMMTYKAFIESGYEKNQVFGLGTHLDSMRFKVAVAKYFEVHIDDVRTRIIGEHGDSMVPLLSATAAGGIPIKRLPKYENFPYDEILEKIKGYGKEIIDLKNGSEYGPASAIVNIVRCIAHDEKRLLTLSAYIEDEIEGIDGGSCIGVPVKVGKHGIEEVIPIKIDDNEIEGFKKSFELVKGYCKQIESI from the coding sequence ATGGAAGTATCAATTATCGGGGCATCCGGCAAAATCGGGAGTGTTTTATCATTGCTTTTAGCAAAGGAAAGCTACATAAAAAATATTAATTTAATTGCCAGAAATAGTTCCATAAACAAGTTAAAAGGGCTTAAAATGGACCTTTATGATGCCATGGCGGCAGCAGGTCAGGATACCAAGATTCAGATCTGTAGTGATGATGATTTATCCTGTACCGGAACCTCGGATATTACCATAATTACCGCAGGTATGGCGAGAACCGGAGATATGTCTAGAATTGATTTAATGCGTGAAAATGCAAAGATTATAAAAAATTATGCAAAAAAAATCGCAAATGCAGGAGATACTAAAATATTCATGGTTTCAAATCCTGTTGACATGATGACTTACAAAGCATTTATTGAAAGCGGGTATGAAAAAAATCAGGTTTTCGGCCTTGGAACGCACCTTGATTCCATGCGATTTAAAGTTGCGGTTGCAAAATACTTTGAAGTTCATATTGATGATGTTAGAACGAGAATTATCGGAGAACATGGCGACAGTATGGTTCCACTACTCAGTGCAACTGCAGCAGGCGGAATTCCAATTAAAAGATTACCAAAATACGAAAATTTTCCGTATGACGAAATCCTTGAAAAAATTAAAGGTTATGGAAAAGAAATCATTGATTTAAAAAATGGTTCAGAATACGGGCCAGCGTCTGCAATTGTAAATATCGTAAGGTGTATTGCACATGACGAAAAACGGCTTTTAACTCTTTCTGCTTACATTGAAGATGAAATTGAAGGTATTGATGGAGGTTCCTGTATTGGAGTTCCAGTAAAAGTGGGTAAACACGGAATTGAAGAAGTAATCCCCATAAAAATAGATGATAATGAAATCGAAGGATTTAAAAAATCTTTTGAACTTGTAAAAGGATATTGTAAACAGATTGAATCTATTTAA
- the rtcA gene encoding RNA 3'-terminal phosphate cyclase yields the protein MITIDGSYLEGGGQIVRTAISLSAITKKPVKIINIRKNRKNPGLSNQHIACVEAVSKICNANVEGLLKGSETLIFYPEDITAKNFEIDIKTAGSISLVIQSILPMCLAINKNIEITLIGGTNVEFSPPIDYIKKITLKFLENIGINSEINIIERGFFPEGGGIVKISLKPSKIVPLELIENKNIEIKGVVFNQDLDENISKRIRKSASDILLNKGFCPEIKLENREGKSTGVGIFLFNKYIGSDCLGKKGLLSETVGKIASEDLLEELGTKMAIDSHLADQIIPFMPFSDIKIGVSKITNHTLTNIYVVEKFFDVKFNIEEYSKDNAKGYVISTKGV from the coding sequence ATGATTACAATTGATGGAAGTTATCTCGAAGGTGGAGGACAGATTGTAAGAACCGCAATTTCTCTTTCTGCAATAACTAAAAAACCAGTTAAAATCATTAATATTCGAAAAAATAGAAAAAATCCTGGCCTTTCAAACCAGCATATTGCCTGCGTTGAGGCAGTTTCAAAAATCTGTAATGCAAACGTTGAGGGTCTTTTAAAAGGCTCTGAAACATTGATTTTTTATCCTGAAGATATTACTGCTAAAAATTTTGAGATAGATATTAAAACTGCTGGAAGCATTTCGCTTGTTATTCAATCAATACTCCCCATGTGTCTTGCAATTAATAAAAATATCGAAATTACACTAATTGGTGGAACGAATGTTGAATTTTCACCACCAATTGATTATATTAAGAAGATAACATTGAAATTTTTAGAAAATATTGGGATTAATTCTGAAATAAACATTATTGAACGCGGATTCTTCCCAGAAGGTGGCGGAATTGTTAAAATATCATTAAAACCTTCAAAAATTGTTCCATTGGAATTAATCGAAAATAAAAATATCGAAATTAAAGGAGTTGTTTTTAACCAGGACCTCGATGAAAATATTTCAAAAAGAATAAGAAAATCTGCAAGCGATATATTACTAAATAAAGGATTTTGTCCTGAAATCAAGCTTGAAAACAGAGAAGGAAAAAGTACGGGTGTTGGAATATTTTTATTCAACAAATATATTGGTTCAGATTGTCTTGGAAAAAAGGGGCTTTTATCAGAAACTGTTGGAAAAATTGCATCTGAAGACTTACTTGAAGAGTTAGGTACAAAAATGGCGATAGATTCACATTTAGCTGACCAAATAATTCCATTTATGCCATTTTCAGATATTAAAATAGGTGTTTCGAAAATTACAAACCATACTCTAACAAATATTTACGTGGTTGAAAAATTCTTTGACGTTAAGTTTAATATCGAAGAATACTCGAAAGATAATGCAAAAGGATACGTGATATCGACTAAAGGTGTTTAA
- a CDS encoding archease, with product MYNYFETTADIGIIAFGKNLEESFENSARALSNIMVDIDSIEKVEKHSFNIISEDLFGLLYDFLTELLILHDSELLIFSEFDVKIEKNECYELSCTAIGDIYSKDKYEPKEEVKAITYHKMEIINNENCWKTQFIVDL from the coding sequence ATGTATAACTATTTTGAAACTACTGCAGATATTGGAATAATCGCATTTGGAAAAAATCTGGAAGAATCTTTTGAAAATTCGGCAAGAGCCTTATCAAATATTATGGTTGACATTGATTCAATTGAAAAAGTAGAAAAGCATTCATTTAACATTATTTCCGAAGACCTTTTTGGGCTTTTATACGACTTCTTAACAGAACTTTTGATACTCCATGATTCTGAGCTGTTAATATTTTCAGAGTTTGACGTAAAAATTGAAAAAAATGAGTGTTATGAATTAAGCTGTACTGCTATTGGAGACATATATTCAAAAGACAAATACGAACCAAAAGAAGAAGTAAAGGCGATTACGTACCATAAAATGGAAATAATAAATAATGAAAACTGCTGGAAAACACAGTTTATTGTAGACTTATAA
- a CDS encoding winged helix-turn-helix transcriptional regulator translates to MPELEIRKNILKYLHEKGNYVSGGELADKINLKRDELKVHLDFLETKGYLKLNGAVGGISHISAITEKGKKMVENNEFKF, encoded by the coding sequence ATGCCTGAACTTGAAATAAGAAAAAATATTTTAAAATATTTACATGAAAAAGGCAATTATGTATCGGGGGGAGAATTAGCCGATAAAATAAATCTTAAAAGAGATGAATTAAAAGTTCATCTTGATTTTTTAGAAACTAAGGGCTACTTGAAATTGAACGGTGCAGTCGGCGGAATTTCCCACATTTCAGCAATAACCGAGAAAGGAAAAAAGATGGTTGAAAATAACGAGTTTAAATTTTAA
- a CDS encoding tyrosine-type recombinase/integrase: MNDKSRELVERYLKFCSGLSETTLVNYKSTMKIFLNYYDDSLSFENLTIEDIIEFFEVYEASRNTKIYRIRSLNRFYEWANKHKYITGNPVRSFLNTLKPDKKERDYLTQKQSDDLLRSIIDVNFYIFTMFFIKTGVRVSEFQNILLDDVDFNEQTIFIRGGKGRKDRFVFFDLDMGINLKRWLRERDILKPKAPNLFLNRRGKAIGKSSITHYINYLNDVYGKKVNKRITPHILRHTFATTCVDKGMDLRTLQDILGHEDIKTTSIFFIRIKRV, translated from the coding sequence TTGAATGATAAATCGAGAGAGCTTGTCGAAAGATATTTGAAATTCTGTTCGGGTCTGAGTGAAACTACCCTTGTAAATTATAAATCTACTATGAAAATCTTCCTAAATTACTATGACGATAGTCTTTCATTTGAAAATTTAACAATAGAAGACATAATTGAATTTTTTGAGGTGTATGAAGCTTCGAGAAATACAAAAATATACCGTATAAGGTCTCTAAATAGATTTTATGAATGGGCTAATAAACATAAATATATTACGGGCAATCCAGTTAGAAGTTTTTTAAATACTCTGAAACCCGATAAAAAGGAAAGGGATTATTTGACTCAAAAACAGTCAGATGACCTTCTTAGAAGTATAATTGATGTTAATTTCTATATTTTTACCATGTTTTTTATTAAAACAGGGGTGAGGGTTTCAGAATTTCAGAATATACTACTTGATGATGTAGATTTTAACGAGCAAACAATTTTTATACGTGGTGGAAAGGGTAGAAAAGATAGATTTGTGTTTTTTGACTTAGATATGGGAATTAATCTAAAAAGATGGCTTCGAGAAAGGGATATTTTAAAACCAAAAGCACCGAATTTGTTTTTAAATCGGCGTGGTAAGGCAATCGGGAAGTCATCTATAACGCATTATATCAATTATTTGAATGACGTTTATGGAAAAAAGGTTAATAAACGGATTACTCCGCATATATTGAGACATACCTTTGCAACAACTTGCGTGGATAAAGGAATGGATTTAAGAACACTTCAAGACATTTTAGGTCACGAAGACATTAAAACAACTTCGATTTTCTTCATAAGAATAAAGAGAGTTTAA
- a CDS encoding carbamoyltransferase C-terminal domain-containing protein translates to MILGICDGHNSSTSLIDEKKIIYVASEERFTRKKNFRGYPTNSLNYGLNSFVNEKEELSVITVGGQFRKGERLKKLKSLQENLEIPMYYFNHHLCHAASYKLSDFKECLILTIDGGGDGLSSTLSIGNNSGIETIAQSDLIDSVGDFYASITELLGFKPMEDEGKVMSLSSFETNDSKINLDIIDYNEKTKSFKNYLGVIGSESTKALKRILDYSKPNNSYDIQISKFAQSKLEEVVLKILKQFVDETGIKNIVFSGGVAQNVKLNKKIIHQDFVDNLYVPPFTGDEGLSIGSSILCSKKDFDLKNTYLGYKIDNCNVEKIVDLEKNFKIRYIEEKDIPEIIGKLISENKLVCISKGKMEFGPRALGNRSILGRPTKENANKLAKTLKRNSFMPYAPTILDEYSEIYLKNKKYSPYMTMLFDCFKSKKQDIEGTIHVDGTTRAQTLKKEFNETYYNIINFVNDTTKIPAVLNTSFNLHGEPIVCNEMDAINSFKKVGDALLLGNYLIEKIN, encoded by the coding sequence ATGATTTTAGGTATTTGTGATGGCCACAATTCAAGTACATCATTGATCGATGAAAAAAAAATCATCTACGTGGCAAGCGAAGAAAGATTTACAAGAAAAAAGAATTTTAGAGGATATCCTACAAATTCCCTAAATTATGGGTTAAATTCTTTTGTAAATGAAAAAGAGGAATTGTCAGTAATTACTGTGGGGGGACAGTTTAGAAAGGGCGAAAGGCTAAAAAAACTTAAAAGTCTTCAGGAAAACTTAGAAATTCCAATGTATTATTTTAATCATCATTTATGCCATGCTGCAAGCTACAAACTATCAGATTTCAAAGAATGCCTGATTTTAACAATTGATGGGGGGGGTGACGGGCTTTCTTCAACGCTATCAATTGGAAATAATTCTGGAATAGAAACTATTGCCCAAAGTGATTTAATTGATTCAGTAGGGGACTTTTACGCGTCAATTACAGAATTACTTGGATTTAAACCAATGGAAGACGAAGGAAAAGTTATGAGTCTTTCAAGTTTTGAAACGAATGATTCCAAAATTAATCTCGATATTATCGATTATAACGAAAAAACTAAATCTTTTAAGAATTATCTCGGAGTAATTGGCTCTGAATCAACAAAGGCGTTGAAAAGAATTTTGGATTATTCAAAACCAAATAATTCATACGATATTCAAATTTCAAAATTTGCCCAAAGTAAATTAGAAGAAGTTGTTTTAAAAATTTTAAAACAGTTTGTGGATGAAACGGGAATTAAAAATATTGTGTTTAGTGGGGGAGTTGCACAAAACGTCAAATTAAATAAAAAAATAATTCATCAGGACTTTGTAGATAACCTGTACGTCCCCCCATTTACCGGCGATGAAGGGTTATCAATCGGATCATCGATTTTGTGCTCCAAAAAAGATTTTGATTTAAAAAATACATATTTAGGTTATAAAATTGATAATTGTAATGTTGAAAAAATTGTTGATTTAGAAAAAAATTTTAAAATTCGATATATCGAAGAAAAGGATATTCCAGAAATTATTGGAAAGTTAATTTCAGAAAATAAACTTGTATGCATTTCAAAAGGAAAAATGGAGTTTGGACCACGTGCTCTTGGAAATAGAAGTATTTTGGGACGTCCAACAAAAGAAAATGCAAATAAACTTGCAAAAACACTAAAAAGAAATTCATTCATGCCATACGCACCAACAATTCTTGATGAATACTCTGAAATTTATTTGAAAAACAAAAAATACAGTCCATATATGACTATGCTTTTTGATTGTTTTAAATCTAAAAAACAGGACATTGAAGGAACCATTCATGTTGATGGGACTACAAGAGCCCAAACATTGAAAAAAGAATTTAATGAAACTTATTATAATATTATAAATTTTGTAAACGATACAACAAAAATTCCTGCAGTTTTAAACACCAGCTTCAATTTACACGGTGAACCTATTGTTTGTAATGAAATGGATGCCATAAATTCGTTTAAAAAAGTTGGGGATGCACTTTTACTTGGAAATTATTTAATTGAGAAAATTAATTAG
- a CDS encoding bile acid:sodium symporter family protein has product MNNGSIQIKKTLWKLTKFSEDYFTILVILGSIIGFLNPDLFGWSLPHISLILGIIMFGMGMTLNKGDFKTVLKRPIDVVFGTILQFSLMPLLAFFIVTLFNLPTELAIGVILLGACPGGTASNVITYLAKGDVALSVAITTLSTLVAPLMTPILVLLFAGAWIDVSAYSMFISILKIVLIPVILGVIINNSFGEKIESIRQILPLISVSAIFLIVSAIIGVNSEKIISSGILVLLAVILHNAFGLLFGYIGSKLGGMDEKKSRAITIEVGVQNSGLAVALATIYFSPLAAVPGAIFSVWHNITGPFLANYWSKKDKKETLI; this is encoded by the coding sequence ATGAATAATGGGTCCATACAAATAAAAAAGACTCTGTGGAAACTTACAAAATTTTCAGAGGATTATTTCACAATACTAGTTATTTTAGGATCGATTATCGGTTTTTTAAATCCTGATTTATTTGGATGGTCATTACCCCACATTTCGCTTATTCTAGGAATTATCATGTTTGGGATGGGAATGACGCTAAATAAGGGCGACTTTAAAACGGTTTTAAAAAGGCCTATTGACGTAGTTTTTGGAACTATTTTACAATTTAGTTTAATGCCATTACTTGCTTTTTTTATAGTTACACTATTTAATTTACCAACAGAACTTGCAATAGGTGTAATTTTGCTTGGTGCGTGTCCGGGAGGTACTGCATCAAACGTTATAACCTACCTTGCAAAAGGAGATGTTGCACTTTCAGTTGCAATCACGACACTTTCGACACTTGTTGCACCATTAATGACACCAATACTTGTGCTTTTGTTTGCAGGAGCTTGGATAGATGTTTCAGCATACTCGATGTTTATTTCAATTTTAAAAATTGTATTGATCCCAGTAATTCTCGGAGTAATCATAAATAATTCATTTGGGGAAAAAATTGAGTCTATACGGCAGATTTTACCATTAATATCTGTTTCCGCAATATTTTTAATCGTCAGTGCGATAATTGGAGTTAATTCAGAAAAAATAATATCTTCGGGAATTCTCGTATTACTTGCCGTAATTTTGCATAATGCATTTGGTCTTTTATTTGGATATATCGGATCAAAACTCGGTGGGATGGATGAAAAAAAATCAAGAGCAATTACAATAGAAGTTGGAGTTCAAAATTCAGGACTTGCTGTAGCGCTTGCAACAATTTACTTTAGCCCGCTTGCAGCAGTTCCCGGAGCAATATTTAGCGTGTGGCACAATATTACGGGCCCTTTCTTAGCAAATTACTGGTCTAAAAAAGATAAAAAGGAAACTTTAATTTAA
- a CDS encoding cation diffusion facilitator family transporter, with protein MEVSERLTIGNKISKITIVANIGLSILKILAGVFGRSNALIADGMHSFSDILSTFVVILGLKLSEKPADESHPYGHERIEPALTKILAVILFGTALMIFYCGLTTILRGNYQIPEDITIIAAIISIFTKEWMYRYTKRGAEQIESSALLADACHHRSDAFSSIGTLIGVVGARLGYPILDPLASILISLFIAKMAFEIYYEALNQLLDRAADSETIEEIKKIILSVDGVLRIDELKTRIHSNKIYVDVEISVNKDLSLIDAHTISENVHSQIERKIKKVKHCMVHVNPYLK; from the coding sequence GTGGAAGTTTCTGAAAGATTAACTATTGGAAATAAGATTTCCAAAATTACGATTGTTGCAAATATCGGATTATCTATCTTAAAAATACTTGCCGGAGTATTTGGAAGAAGTAATGCTTTGATTGCAGACGGAATGCATTCATTTTCCGATATATTGAGCACTTTTGTAGTGATTCTAGGATTAAAACTTTCAGAAAAACCTGCAGATGAATCCCACCCTTACGGTCACGAACGAATAGAACCTGCTCTGACGAAAATTTTAGCAGTAATCTTATTTGGAACTGCTTTAATGATTTTTTACTGCGGATTAACCACAATTCTTCGAGGAAATTATCAAATTCCTGAAGATATAACCATAATTGCTGCAATAATTTCTATTTTTACAAAAGAATGGATGTATAGATACACTAAAAGGGGTGCTGAACAAATTGAAAGTTCAGCATTGCTTGCTGATGCCTGCCATCATAGATCTGATGCATTTTCATCAATTGGAACACTTATTGGTGTCGTTGGTGCACGGCTTGGATATCCAATACTTGATCCTCTTGCATCGATATTAATTTCATTATTCATTGCAAAAATGGCGTTTGAGATATACTACGAAGCATTGAATCAACTTCTTGATAGGGCCGCAGATTCCGAAACTATTGAAGAAATTAAAAAAATAATTCTTTCTGTTGACGGCGTTTTGAGAATTGATGAATTAAAAACGAGAATTCATTCAAACAAAATCTACGTTGATGTTGAAATTTCAGTTAATAAAGATTTATCATTAATTGACGCACATACCATTTCAGAAAATGTCCATTCACAAATTGAACGTAAAATAAAAAAAGTAAAACACTGTATGGTTCACGTGAACCCGTATTTAAAATAA
- the ilvN gene encoding acetolactate synthase small subunit yields the protein MEHKHIISVLVLHKPGVLQRISGLFTRRWFNISSMTVGSTENPDVARMTIVVQGDDTVLEQVVKQLNKLVEVIKVTDLNSNKSVQRELCLVKVYAPTEDSKSQVIQYANIFRGKIVDLSTETLTVEITGDEQKVNAFLDLVRPMGIKEIARTGLTALMRGSKILKSNKA from the coding sequence ATGGAACACAAACACATCATTTCAGTTTTGGTTTTACACAAACCCGGTGTACTCCAGAGAATTTCGGGTTTATTTACTAGAAGATGGTTCAATATTTCAAGTATGACTGTTGGAAGTACTGAAAACCCAGACGTTGCAAGGATGACAATTGTTGTTCAAGGGGACGATACGGTGCTTGAACAGGTTGTAAAACAGTTGAATAAACTTGTTGAAGTTATAAAAGTAACTGATTTAAATAGCAATAAGTCAGTACAGCGAGAATTGTGTCTTGTAAAAGTTTATGCTCCAACCGAAGACAGTAAATCTCAGGTAATCCAGTATGCAAACATATTTAGGGGAAAAATTGTTGATTTAAGCACTGAAACCCTTACTGTTGAAATTACTGGTGACGAACAAAAAGTTAACGCATTTTTAGACCTTGTAAGGCCAATGGGAATCAAAGAAATTGCAAGAACTGGGCTCACTGCACTCATGAGAGGTTCTAAAATCTTAAAATCGAATAAAGCATAA
- a CDS encoding DUF354 domain-containing protein — translation MDVWIDLTNSPHIHYFSQLIDKFNREGIEYYLTARKFQSLEDLIDIYGYDYISVGNHADSLEEKLINSSKRVIELTKIAKKLDPKIAIAKHSVELPRVSFGMNIHSIFVLDNEHASAQNRLTVPLVNDVICPEGTKSVLNGSSFGKYIDSFEGTCEVSNVNSRLNSSFSIDESIKEKLNIDESLPLTIMRPRPNSSYCNGKKDIIPMIIEKLKSQMDCNIVAFPRDEEQREKYVSMGVIVPKTIDAISLLYYSDAMIGAGGTMNREAAVLGVPTISCYPEKLLGVDNYLIDKERMIHTRELDEIVTHVMDNIGKRNNGITLEDPTELMFEKIVGSLS, via the coding sequence ATGGACGTATGGATCGATTTAACAAATTCCCCGCATATTCATTATTTCTCGCAGTTAATAGATAAGTTCAATCGCGAAGGAATTGAATACTACCTAACTGCAAGAAAATTTCAAAGTTTAGAAGATTTAATCGATATTTATGGTTATGATTATATTTCTGTTGGAAACCATGCGGATTCGCTAGAAGAAAAGCTTATAAATTCTTCAAAAAGGGTAATTGAACTTACAAAAATTGCAAAGAAGTTGGACCCAAAAATTGCAATTGCAAAACACTCAGTAGAGCTTCCAAGAGTATCATTTGGAATGAATATCCATTCAATATTTGTTTTAGACAATGAACATGCAAGTGCACAGAACAGGTTAACAGTTCCGCTCGTAAACGACGTAATCTGTCCGGAAGGTACAAAGTCAGTTTTAAACGGAAGTTCATTTGGAAAATATATTGACTCTTTTGAGGGAACATGCGAAGTTTCTAATGTTAATTCGAGGTTGAATTCCTCATTTTCAATTGATGAATCGATAAAGGAAAAATTAAATATCGATGAATCACTGCCATTAACAATAATGAGGCCAAGACCTAATTCTTCGTACTGCAATGGTAAAAAAGACATTATTCCCATGATAATCGAGAAATTAAAAAGTCAAATGGACTGTAATATCGTTGCATTTCCAAGGGATGAAGAGCAACGGGAAAAATACGTATCAATGGGTGTAATTGTTCCAAAAACAATCGATGCAATATCCTTATTATATTATTCAGATGCAATGATTGGCGCTGGCGGAACAATGAACCGTGAAGCAGCAGTTTTGGGAGTTCCAACGATTTCATGCTATCCAGAAAAGCTTTTGGGTGTTGATAACTACTTAATTGATAAAGAAAGAATGATTCATACAAGAGAATTAGATGAAATTGTAACTCACGTGATGGACAATATTGGAAAAAGAAACAACGGAATAACTTTAGAAGATCCAACCGAGTTAATGTTCGAAAAAATTGTCGGAAGTTTAAGTTAA